The Dysidea avara chromosome 11, odDysAvar1.4, whole genome shotgun sequence genome includes the window gcatattgatcaagtaaaacctaaaagtgaaggggtgGGAATGGGGGCGGGGGGGCTAAAAGCAAACCCCAGTGGTCTTAGGCAATGGTAAAAATGTTAAGAacactgaagcccatacatttatttaTACACAGGACTCtgctactttaatagaacatacacctttACTCAAAATTCtccaatagagtagtcattCCGAAATAAGGGTACGGATGAGGGTCAAGTCTACTGTAATTGGGCACATACCATACATACAATTTACTACTTTTTAAATTTCACCAACAGTGTTATTTCGCACTAATTTTTTCCTTCACCTAAGGCTCTGTGTGGTATCTAAAATTACCAAGACAGCTACCTCAGGTCATCATAAAAAAATTCATGAATGAAATTGCTTCCTTACTATGTTATCAACTCACACACTGTGTAAATCCTTGTCTTTGGGAAGGTTTAGTGTGATACTGTCTTCAATCTTATCCGCACCAAAAGCTAGGTACCCCAGTGTGGAAAATCCAGCATACAACAGTGTTATCATTACCATAGCTATGGATACTACCCATTTAAAACTGGATGGATTCTTCATTTTGTTCTCCAATGGAAGAACCTGTAAGAAATGACaacgaaaaaaaaacaagtcatgTTAGATTGATACAACTATAGGGTATAAGTAGCATAAACACAATCCCCCGTATGATACAAAATTATTAATTGATTATGATTCGCCAATTAATTCTTGTCCAATTTTAGCAAGCTAAATAGAGAGAATACAGTATGACACAAGCATTCGCCAAAATATTATCTGCCAAATTCTATCTCAAGATTAATCACCAAAATTTTATCTTGCCAAAATTTTGGTACTAGTTTTTTTTATCCATGCTGCCATTTTTCTTTCTGTGTCAACAGTTATTGGCACCACTGGCAGCCGAATTCAGCTACCAGACAATATTATTTTTCAAGCCAGTAACTAGCAAGAGAAGACTAAGACAATAAAGTTGTATTCTTAGTCATGTGAGCTATGTATACCTATTCAGTCATCCAAATAAAACCCACCTGCCCGCATCACTAGGTGGATAAAAAAACCATTGGTCAAATTAAATTAATGTGGCTTCAAATGAGAAAATTTTCAAGGGTGTGTGTATGAATAACACATAGTTTGTATTCATGGATGAAATTGCCGATTAGACAAGCCATTAACAAAAGAAAGACAAGTCTCTAACAGCAGGAGACCCTAGTTTTGAAATTAAAAGTGAATGCTCAATTAGAAACCTTTGACAGCTTTTTGGGTGTTTACTAAACAAAGTCAATGGGCTTCACTTAGCAAAGCAATGAGATAAATGGTTTGGATGACTTTAGTGGGTTTCTACTGCACACAAAACTTTTAAAGTGCTTACCACTCCAATTCCTTCAAATGCGTACACAGCATTCCCAAAGAACACAGGAATAGCAGTTCCACCGAGCACAATTGCATCCACTCCACCGTCCCTGCCATTTGCAGCAGCTTTGCCTTCCCCAATAAGATAGGTACAATAGTACAAGATCACCACCAGTCCAAATATGATGCAGAGATTAGCTACAGCTGACAAAGGAGCTAAAGCATCAAGATTTCTTATCCAGCAAAAGATGGCAACCATAGGAATCAAAATGAGTATCCAAACACGATCATCTAATTCCAATCCACAAGCATTGAATACCTGCAAACACATTTGTCATGTATTTCTTGTAATTCCATAATTCTTTACCTGCTGTAGGTTACTTCCCATAAATACGAAATACACTGAACAGAAACCGAATTGTGTGAAGATCAGGAATAAATTAACAACACCCCTACACAAACAAATTTATTACAACaagtacaatacaatataatagTGAACAACTACTTTGCAATGTAGCCAGCTTTAAACTGATTTATTGTGTACGGTCCAATCTTCTTCTTGAACCTAAACTCCCAGAAGGCCACCTCTGCCACTTGCCCATAGTCCAATGTGATCTTATCAAACCTGTTGGTATGTGTTAGGATATTGTAATAGTTAGGATGAGGTGGGAAATGATTACAAATGTCAAAGTTGGTCTAACATTACATGTGTACATCAGCATGCCAAATTAGCAGGTCTGGGAGGAAGGGATATGCTTCATAGAAAAATTTACATTCCCTGAAGTAGCACACAAAATTCATTCAGCAGCCTAAATACATGACAAGGTCTGCCTCACAAACTGTACTCCAAGGAACCGATCAGCAACCTGTAACAGCAAAAATGTGTCAGGGTCAGTGGAAGCTACAAATGACAGGTCAGAGCAAGTAATGGTTGTGGTCAGGGTTACCGCTGttaaagtgtgcaaaattttttgaaaatagtagCATCAGGAAGTGTTTTCAGATCGAAATTTAAAGCTCTATCAGCTTGATTCAACAATAATgcattgattgttctattagagtatattgatctcaACCAGCAAACCTACAATGGCCACTACTGTGTAGTCTATAATGACCGCAGTGCTTACATTGGAGTTGggtataacgcgttacataataatattacttttgcaATAACAAGTGACAAAgtactaagtaatataacagaTATTCCATCTGGAAATTGTAACATGTTGCATCTTTCTAATATGCATTGTAACCAGCACATGATTGGTTGTATTCTGGCACTGGAGACAGCATTTCAGGCATGAACAAAGAGAAACACGTGTCTCACttgtgtcacttgtagttgtaggctggaaGCCTGTAGTTGGACTTAGTTCAAAGCTTGTAATGAACAAATGATATTGCTAGTTACAGCCCCTCACAGtaatgtgtaatatgtaactaacaCTAACTAGTTGCTTTGTCTATGTAAATGTAGCACATTACATTACACAGAAGTAACAAGTGATATGTAATGAGTCACATTTTTAAAGTAACAATCCCAACActgcacactacactacactacactacacaaactatatacatacaccacacacacacacacacacacacacacacatacgcacacacgcacgcacgcacgtgcacacacacacactacctgTAGCACAGCGCATGGCTGCACTTGACAAGTAACAACATACAGTGGAGAGCAATCATTCCCAATATGATCATCAGTACTGGCCCAAACTAGACAGCAAAAACAACTGATGTTATTCAGTCATTCTACAAACCTGTTAATATGGGCACTAGAGTACACCTAGTAGCTAAGGTACAGTAGATACAGTAGCTAAGGTCCCAAAATATCACTTAGTACAGTATTAATAGATCTGTACATCTTAATATTCAGGACAGTCCCCAAGGTATCCACAAAACACACATTCCTCTAGTAACAAGTAACACATTGGCTATGACATGtgaggcaaaaaaaaaaaaaattatggggacattaatattgtgtatacGGTTAGCAATCTCTTATCACATGAAAATCCTTCAgttatatatgtattataatatatgtatacatagaGCTACAAAATTTAAAGCGTTCTTCAAGAGTAttagctcaacgtgaacatagtataatattatagttaagTACAGTGaatcctcagttatctgaaccccaatgtgtctcaggcaatggtaaaagtgttcagataagtgaattgcaTGTTCTGATAACTGAAGCCCTTACATTTATTTATACAGAgatctgttgaaatactctaatagaacagtcatttaaaATTTCAGATACATAAGAGAGGGTACGGATAACTGAGAGTTTACTGTATTACATACATAGTTGCTCTAAGCCTTCATGCACCCCATGTCTTCTGACATGTAAGATGGCCTCTACCTACAAAATCAACTTACGATATATCCAACTTTGCTGATGGCAAACGGTAGTGCAAGCAACCCAGTACCCAAGTTACCCTTTACAAGATGAAGAAATGCCTGAAAATTCCTATAAAGAGAATAAAATAAAAACTCTCACACTGTAAGAAACACATGAGTTCAAAATAAGATATGGTAAACTGGCGAACAAAAAACAGCCCAATACTTTGTGCAAAACAGTTGCTTGCCAGTCAAGTGTTAGTTTTGGACATGCCCTACAATAGGATGCCAAAAATGTGCTGTAAATTAGCACGTACATAGCTGAAAAATGGCAGAAAACATTTCAAAGAGAAATTACAGTGAAACATTCTATTCCAGAATACACTGTAAGCATGAtaaagtgtccttattagtgaggtatCTTGATTTAACAAGTccaaatgtgtgtacactagtACAAATAGGActatggacaagtgtcctgctTATCAAAGTGTCCTGCTTATCAAAGTGTCCACATGCACTTCAAGCAGTTCGGGTTCCCCGTATGGTAAAAATTGACAAGGCAATCATATGCAAGCAGCCATACAACTTTGGTAACATACGATGTTGGATGATCCGCTCTCTTATTACGAGGAACAATATCATCTGTTGATATGATAAAACTTTCGGCATCATCCTCAGCACACTCATCTTCTACACCACCGTAGTTTTGTGCAGCATCAGTCAGGTCCGATCTAATATGGCAGCCTCAAATTTCACCACACAATGCTACACACTTACGATTCCAATGGCGAGTGTGGCAGTAAAGGCTCGTTTTGTACATTTAAATCTTGCTGTAGTAaatataatacaataattaaGTAGAGTAGTGTTGTGGAGCTCTGAACATAATTATTTCCTTTTTGTAAAAATATAATAAATATACATGTGCTAAACAAAGAGTCACGTATTGTTTCTTGTTGGTACAGAGGTTTGCGGAAGGTTTACAACAAAACCGCAAATCACCATACGAAAAATGTTTCAAACCGCAACCCATGAAATTGAACATCATCTTCCATGACACTCCAATGAAAtggattttaaaattatttatagaGTTTATATACAGCATGACTTAATTGACTCATGGCTTTTTCACAACATCGCTTGATTGGCATTTCATCAACGAAGTTCGATATCATGTGGTAGCTAGGCAACATATGGAATTTGAACATTTCATGAGCATTTCAGTTTTTTCATGTTTCATGTAGGTCCATTAGTGATAATAACAGTACAGTGGGATCCCCTCAACTCTGAACATTTCGGATTTATTTTGCCATGAATTTACCACATGACCATACCCCCATGAAATGTTTACGGTTCATTATGAATTGGCAATAAAAAAGAGAAACTGTCCCAAAAATGTCCTATGAATTACTAATGGTAGCATGAGCAAACGATAATTGACCTAACAATATATTTTCCATACAATTATTGAATTCCTCTGTGAACTCGtacttgtttgctgatgatggtTTTTGTCCACTTTTATGGGTTTATAATATAACATAGTAGGCCAAGTACTTCCTGTTGTTATAATGGAGTCACTACATTTCAGTGGAGAAGGTGACAATTTACCCAAAAAGGCCAACACCAATAATGGAAACATACATCTTCAGGTTTTATAGATCCTTGCAACTGCAATGAAGTCTGAAACATGTCTGACTGATAAGCTGGATCGGTTGCTACATAATTCTCCGAATACACCCTTGCAGACCTTGTAGTTTTCAGATAGTGTTCATGTGTTGCTTAACTGGTTGTGGCTATATCTCACGCTTCAATCACGTAATCTATTGGTGGCATGTACATTATTACACACTGATTACATCATCTATGGCAGGATAGGGCAGAGTTCTCAAATGCAATGCATATTAGCACTTAGTCGATAATTTGTATATGGAAAATATACATGTAATCAATAACAAGTACTGGTAGTCAATAATACCCACTTTGCAGGGTCTTAGTCTACCGTGCAGAGCATTAAACTGAAATCTAAAAAAAATGGAGCCACACCTGCTTTATAGCTGAAGAACACCTGGAGCAGATGATAAAAACTGGGAGTTAAAACTTGGCGAACAATAGGTCACTTAAACTGTATAATGGGTTGCTCCATAGAAATTAATTTAAATGACCAATGAATACACTATGAAAAACCAATTCATGGGACATTTCAATTCCATCACAAACGCAAACACCTTCATGGCAAAAATGACTTACTAGTGGTAAGTGAAATCAGTGTGAGTAGGACCTTGACAAATATCCTGATTACCAAGGGGTCTTATGAGGGCATATcaaaacttttgtaaaataTTCAGGATTTCGGTATGGGTTATGCCCGTTTCATATAAAACACAACACCGTCTTCTAAACAAGGTGTCATAACTTCCATGCACTTTGGTTAACAGACACAAGATTTGGCccatcagattccttgatgaaaggtgTTTCAACTGATGTGTAAGTTAATTGCATAGCAATGAAAGGAAAGCTAGAAAGGAGCCTTATATTACAAAATTTACGTATTCAGAGCACCTGTAAACATGTGTTTTTGGCATGTTTTACAACATAACTATAACCTACTTTTTTTGCACTAAATACGGTCAGAGTCTCATTAAGAATCCTTCTCTGTGTAGCTAGattgataccaaatttagcaaaGAGGTTAATTTCAGGTTTTCCAATTgaggtaattaaatttttcaaCGACTTAATGTATGGAGGGTGCATTAtgacatcatcagcagtaaacaaCAGTCACTATGGTAACATTATCATGCAAATACAGTCGGCATTGGATacagaaattcaagggctttcttttgttgtatggtgtgctgtgagttaaaggttgtaaattagcaATTTTGTGTGGAGTGTAATTCCAGAGGAAGGAACAATGAGATCTTTTGATCAGCCTATTTCACCAAGCTGAggttataaattttaaaaaagatAATATTATTGGTATATATTTAATGAAGGTTGTTTTGGAAACTTTTAATTTGATCACCTGGAAATGCTCAATTTTACAAATCCCATACGTGTAGACTACGAGCTCTGTAGTGGCAGCTGATGCATATGCGATGTTTAACTATTAATCGCGCGAGATTATATCGAACAATATATATGTTTGCAAACAATGTTATACAAACACACGTGCCCCTGACAAACAAACCATAGATATTCTACTTATCGAGCTACTTATCTATGATAAAACTTACTGGAGCTTGTTGCTTGTTTTTTGAAAAGTAAACTGCTGAACGCATAGGATTGTCTCTTGAACTGTCTTCCATTTCTCTATTACGTACAGTCGGACGTTAAACAGTAGtctattgttattattacaaGTAATAAAAAACACCTGTGAAATTTACGGTAATTCTGTTAATTAAGTCAGTGCGCGTTAACTAGAAAAATTGCCGATGGCGCATCTTCCAGAAGATTTGTTACCGTCAGACTTTGATGTTGTCATCGAAGGAACAGGTAAGTGATGGTGACAAGAGTCTACGTCATTACAAAATGTACTTTACTGCACGCAGGCTTGGTTCAGTCACTACTCGCGGCAGGGCTCGCCAGATGCGGGAAATCTGTATTGCATTTAGACAGGTGAGCTggttttcgcttaggctcctaggctatgggtaaacacctcgaacaggctctgccttctgtgtacaccctccagtgcctaactggtaaagtagataataacaataacataacATCTGTATTGCATTTAGACAGGTGAGCTGGCTATAGGAAAAAACTGTTTTTTACTGTCACGTGTCGGTGCTCAGAAAAAATGTTAACGTTGTTTTATCCCAATAGAAACCCATACTATGGCGAAGAATGGGGGACACTAATGTACAGAGAGTTAACTAATTGGATAACTTCTTGTCAAGAAGTAAGCAGGAGTAATGACTATAAATGTATCAAAGAAGGGTTTTCATATGTAGCCATCGAGAGGAGAAGCAGCATCAAATGTAGGGGATTCACCTCCGCCAGCCCCAGTAGGACCAGTAGACATAAAACCTGGTGAGAAGCTTGTTGATATTAAGACTCCAGTGTTGCAGAAAGTCAAGAATGTTACTGAGAAGATTTACGCAGCGTAAGAAATGTCATATATGCTGTCAGTCAATCTGTATTATTTTCTGTGCATACACACAGTGAGGTACATAGTTACATTAGGCTACTATACAGCAACATAGAAAATGTCAAATTTGATAGGCTGCATAGATCCCTTCTCAGTAGATCTCTGTGTCTGTGTAACCTACGAACTTGTATTCCCAACAGTGCTAATGCACTGGTAGTTGGAGATGTGGTGGGCTAGTTCCTTCATTAGGCAGGTCATTTTGTGTCCAAACGATGAATCTGGGGATTAATACAATTGCAAGTTTCAACAGTTGGCCATATTGTAGTTCTATTCCTACTGTAGTGAAATAGCAGATGTTAGTAAAGATGACATCCCTGCTGGTGATGAGAAAGTTGCAGAGGAAGCTGGCAAAGATGATTTGCCAGCTGGcagtg containing:
- the LOC136239285 gene encoding neutral amino acid uniporter 4-like, whose translation is MEDSSRDNPMRSAVYFSKNKQQAPQDLNVQNEPLLPHSPLESSDLTDAAQNYGGVEDECAEDDAESFIISTDDIVPRNKRADHPTSNFQAFLHLVKGNLGTGLLALPFAISKVGYIFGPVLMIILGMIALHCMLLLVKCSHALCYRFDKITLDYGQVAEVAFWEFRFKKKIGPYTINQFKAGYIAKGVVNLFLIFTQFGFCSVYFVFMGSNLQQVFNACGLELDDRVWILILIPMVAIFCWIRNLDALAPLSAVANLCIIFGLVVILYYCTYLIGEGKAAANGRDGGVDAIVLGGTAIPVFFGNAVYAFEGIGVVLPLENKMKNPSSFKWVVSIAMVMITLLYAGFSTLGYLAFGADKIEDSITLNLPKDKDLHSVVYHITKLYLSYAIFVTYLVQFYVPMDFLEPTRFRSKTLKCDTTGKPKRTYLGQIVFRTILVVVTGVLAIAIPKLDLFISLIGAFSSSTLAIIFPPILQILVFYRANEPGWLKAWWICKSTAIIIIGLLGFITGTYVSVKNIVDYVSGE